The genomic region gttcattttcaacGAATCTTTAATGTGACttgggaacaacgagttgtctcagagagtgattcgttcattttcaacgaatctttaatatgattcgggaacaacgagttgtctcaaagtgtgattcgttcattttcaacgaatctttaatatgattcGGGAataacgagttgtctcagagtgATTCGTCCATTTTCAACAAATCTTTTATATGattcgggaacaacgagttgtctcagagagtgatttgttcattttcaacTAATCTTTAATATGATTCGGGACCAACGAGTTGTCTCtgagtgatttgttcattttgaatgaatctttaatatgactcgggaaccacgagtgattcgttcatttttgaccgtGCATGCGCAGCAACAtctccataggttctgtaccggAACCAGAAACGATTAGTTCACCTCAGGAGTaatataattcccatagttcccatttgtgttattccagagttttgatgactaaatgcggaatgagtgtgtctaaagtTTTGATGTGTAGTTCATGTCAAACAGTTTTTACTTGTGCTTATCTGATGGCTAATATGTAGGCACAATGTAGTGTGGGAATTGAACTGGTGTCTTATAGCAAGTTGCCACAGTATTTAGACGGTGATCACTGAtataaatttgtctttatttgatATGAatcatgtatatatttatttataacaccaaattgttgaggccccccgggcgccccctggcggcccccactttgaaaaccattgcgttaatgtataaatgtatatcagccataacattaaaaccactgacaggtggcatgaataacattgactatcttgttacagtgacacctgtcaaggggtgagatatattacacagcaagtgaacagtcagttcttcaagttgatgtgttggacaaGGATTCatgcaggataatgtgccctgccacgctgcaaaaattgttcaagacttgtttgaggaacatgacagagttcaaggtgttcaTTTGGCCTCCAAAACAAGctcgatccatggaggccccaccttacATAACTGCTGctaaggatctgctgctaatgtcttggtaccagataccacagcacaccttcacaggtcttgtggagtccatgcctcaatgggtcagagctggTTTGAGAATGGCTTACAATAGATGGTTATATCATGGTTCCTATGatatattactattaataccaACCATCAACATGTACATATACCAGAGTAAGGCCAGGATCACGTCATGGTCAACACTATAACAACCATAGTTACCATAGTTACAATAGGGTGCCATAGTAACACCCTACATAGCAGCATCATAGCTAAATACAtccccctccaaaagtattggaacaacaaggccaaGTCTTTTCTGAtttctatacactgaagacattagGCTTTAAGAtctaaagatgaatatgagatgatggatctgaatttcagcttgcagttaatgataattaaggacacatttacagtatttaacatttatgacgGAGCctccagtttcagcactttgGAAAAGTCAGTGATAAAACTGTTCCTTCAAGTCTTCCAACATGAAACAGTGTTCAGGATGGAGGACTTGATagaaaaatgataaaatgagCGGCTGGTGGGGGATCGACTGTTTATAGGTCTTACAACACAAGTGATAAGAAACTACTTTGTTTTGCAGACTTTCTACaacacagctataaacagataaacaggtatgatgtgttgttccttaataaataaaaactgctgtagtataagaggaataaagcacttcaggacatgctgttaaaaGAAATAATTCACTTTATTGGTAACAGTCACTTCTCTACATGTCAGGCAGCATAAAAAAGACTAAAACAGTATgcctgaaatgaataaataaaaaagataagatattaaaaaataaacaaaaagtcttcctaacatttataacattcaggtctaaaaaatgtgaaacacaattattattacagcaaatAATCTAGAGCGCTATAGAGCTACAACACTAAAACATCACTAAAACAGCTCCAACTGTTTGCCCTTCAACAAGGTTATACTTCATTAAATAACAGCTTCAGGAGAACAGGCCGCTCTTAGCACAGGCAAATATTTGCAGTTTTCCTGTGGTGTGTGTACCTGCCAGTGTGCTGGTCTACACAGAGTCATAGATATTGAATAAGATAAAAAAGATaagatattaaaaaataaataaaaagtcttcctaacatttataacattcaggtctaaaaaatgtgaaacacaaattcttcttcttattattacaaCAAATAATCTAGAGAGCTAGAGGTTTACATTAATTTACAGTAATGCTCTCAAGTGACTTGGACGTAATTTACAtcttatattttcctaaaatacacataaaaactATAAACTGTCATTCAATCAAATGTctattttacaaatgattttttttgtatcgaCTGCATTCAGCCTCTGTCtctttgattcattttgtttgGCAGATTATTTTTCGTAGCACCCACTACGGGTTCGTAACACCCACTCAAGCTGTCTTAACAGGTGAGTGATAGCTGCAGCGCCCTCCGGGCATCAACTTCatcctgaataaataaaatacatagaaaacaacattaatgtttcacattacacaaaacatacagtagggtgcgtctcgatcagctccctcgatccctaggtggtgaatcagtatacGGTGTACATGAGCTCGGGCACTGGTAAAGACCCTGACTCACTACACATTAGGACCCTGATGACTCAGTTTCCGGTAACATGATTACGTACTCGCGCtgtaaaacatcaccactgGCACTTAACCTCAACATGCGGGACGGACATCTTTCTAACATTATATGGCATATTCATTagtctgtcatggtacttcaagtagGATCGTAGACTAGTtagtagatttttaaaaatcattaaagtcgttagactcaaataaacaatatatagaacgtcaaataaagtaaaaaatcgCTAACGTAAGTAACCATTTGAGATCTACAACAACAGCGTTCGTCCGCCACATTGTTCGATCTGAGAGGCTTCTGAAAACATGGCGTCATTTTCAGTAAGGGAAAATAGTGAACATCTAAGCTCCTTGGTTTtcgtggtgcattgtgggatttttcaGGGAGCGAACGTGCCAGTGCACACTGGTAGGATTTCgcaattgagacagcccttcaAATGGTCcactccctgatcagtgtcctgactactgacctgtggagctgattgagacgcactcATAAACTCAAATCCATTACCTCACAAACAAGTCTATAAGCTTCTGACTGCAAattcatgacaaaaaaaaaaaaagttttgttcagTCATGTGCTGATTATTTTACAACAGGTGCAAGAACAGAAATAAggaatgaatataatgaataatacGGATTAACAATGGTGGCTACACACTGATTTACACCGCAAACATTTTATGGTTGCACAATGGTGTCAGTGTTTTTCCATACCTACGGAATTTAAACCACATACAGTGACCtccactattattggcacccttggtaaatataagcaaggAAGGCTgaacaaaaggtcaaaaggctaaacaataaagacacattttcgCAGCAtcctttactcatatttaccaagggtgccaatattagtggagggcactgtatgttcttGAACCGTGTAAACAGTTCTTGGTTCTGGATTCCGATTATTGGACCTCATGGTACTACGGCAGCTCTGACTACACTGTAAGCACAGATACACACTCGGGGCTGTTCTTGATGGGAAATCATCTAATCTGACCTGCAGGTCCAACGCCAGCTCTAATATAGCGTCcagttcctctttctctttgtcctgGTCACTCGTCCTGGACTCTGGAACATCACCTGCTCTCCAGAATGGATCCTGATCGATCAGATCAGCGTATCTGACTGAGTAGTCCTGAGCAATGAGTGGgaaaattcatattaatattatttacacatcGAGGTTTTACTTTTAACTGTTTGACCTCCCAGCATTCCCTTCATACTGCAACATGTACCATCAAACCTTAACATGCCTACACTGGCTAAAATAACGACACTAGCCATTTTTAGTGATCAGAACAGTACATAAACTTAAAAAGGTTTCTCAGTTCTTACAGGGTAATAGTCACCAGGAGAGTAGGAAGCAGCGGGTTGTTGAAAGCATGGCACTGTTGAATCCAAGACGTCTAGGCTACTGCACTGATACACTGGGGGTGGGAAACATTGAAGGTTAATAAAGCATTCATTTCTTGGtaagacataaacaacacatcACTAAGATAGATTATTCAGGAACCATATCACAGCTCCGGCAGCCCCTCTGCACACagtttttgttcattctttgCAAGGCATTGTGGGACTTCCTGCTTATAGGTACAGACTAATGACATGAAGGACAATCATGTTGTGACAATGGACTGTAATGGTGTTGACACCCCGCTCCTGTACACTCCCACAgccctttttaattttatgctgaGAAGTTTGAGCTGGTGAAAGGGGACACATTCAAGTAAAATATTAGCTGCTAGATAGATCTTATTAGCTGTTAATAGATAGTGAAATCCGGCATGCGCACGTTGtgggcttttatttatttttgtttacagcatttattttcttttctaactTTAGAACTACGTTGTTCAGGCATTAAACATATAACAGTTGTTAGAATGACTCACTAGAAGACTCTGAATATCTGAATTATGCGCTGAAGGTTTAACATCAAAACACAGAATTACATCGATATCGTTATCTTCATTTTTATCtattaaaaatggacaaaatataaatagacagatagatagatagatagatagatagatagatagatagatagatagcccgacagacagatagacagacagatagacagacagatagatagacagacagacagacagacagaaagatagatagatagatagatagatagatagacagacagatagacagacagaaagatagatagatagatagatagatagacagacagacagacagataaacagatagacagacagatagacagatagctagatagacagacagacagatgggcagaaagacagatagacagatagatagatagatagacagatagacagatagatagatagatagacagacagacagacagaatgacagacagaacgacagacagatagatagatagacagaatgacagacagatagatagacagacagacagacagacagacagacagacagatagacagatagatagatagatagacagatagatagatagatagaaacaccaacactgaaATTGTGAAACAATGGACTGGGCTTCATCCTAAATTGCATACAATTAAACTACACGTCAGAATaatgcactatactactgtattTACTAAAGTAGCGTGCAGATCGATTGCTTATACTAATTAAGGCTGAGCTCACAGCTATTATAAAGGggacaaaatgtattaaatcatCACCTGGTGTGTAAAACCCGTACTGTGACTGATGAGGTGTGTTGCTCCTCTGCTCCTGCTGAGGGACATTACAGGGATGGTGGTAAGGGGTTCCCTGATGTTCAAGCAAGACTGAACCTGAACAGATAGAGACAAGTCAAGTGTTGATAAACTAAAACTACAGATGATGACCGAGGCCGCAAAGTTATCTAGCTGGCACTGTACTAGCAAAATGACGTACGCTTTCTCATTATATTtgtctattttctctttttttctacaCATTCCTATATatgcaaaatcttttttttattttaaggctAATGGATTCCTCTATCCAGTCTTTCGAAGGACATGGGCTAAAATGTTTCCAGATTTAAAGAATTCGCACAGTGGCGGAGAAACCTGTGGACTAGGGTTGAggtgggtttcttccaggttccaGGTTATAAGTGGAGTGTTTATGGTAAATTGGCACtatgtgtgaacgagtgtgtgaatgtgtgtgtgcgcacggtgctttgcgatggactggcgtcccattcagggtgcCCAGTTTTCTCGGGATAGGCCCTGGATCCGTCATGACCCTGACTAGGCTAAAGTTgttactgaaatgaatgaatgaatatattctGTCTATTCTTTTCATCTGCTTGTTGAAACACTACCAACCTGTGCTCATTAAGCCAGAGGTTTCCTGTGCTGAATTCTGCATCACGTGATGGAAACGTCTGGGCGTCCTGCTGGTCACCTTTAAGCCGGCGAGCTTGGCCTTATTGAGAGGCGTGCGTCGCTTTATATCGAGCAGGAGCTCAGGCTTATCCCGTTTAAAGTACGGGTTTTGAAAATGGTGCAGTTGGGCTTTAATCGGAGAGTTGTTCGACTGCTTGTCCGAGATGTTCATGCGTTGTTTTTTGAAGCCGTACAGGTTCAGCTGGCGAACGAAACTTATGAAGTCAGTCGTCCTGAAATACTCAGACAAATGCGTGGGTTGGGACAATAGCACTTCGGCTTCGAATGTTTCCTGATGAACAAGTATCCCTTCCCCGCTGTCGTCCCACCAGACTGAGCAAATCTGGGGATCGTTCACCAAACGCCACAACTTGCCAGGGAAGTAGTTGGGGTTGATGAAGGTGCCAAAAGTTGCATCAGTGTTTTCCATATCAGCTAAAAAGATCTGTAGCcagaagggagaaaaaaaaggagactgAATGTAACAATTACTGTCTAGCACTAACTAGATAGTAGGTGGCTAGctaacacataacacattcatcttcagtaacagctgAAAATCACTAACAATAACGAGCTATAGCATTAATGTTGTCAAAATTGACCGTTAGAGTTGTCAAGCAACCTGGACGTAGCCTATGTTATTCCtctagcaggaaaaaaaactttaggcCAAAAATTATGACAAAATGTACTAATATATAACTCTTCATTAGCAAACCAAAAATGTGAAGTTGTGGCCTTGTGTCTCTCCAACGAACTTAGGGCTTTCACAGCAACGGGGATGAATACTTATGAAATAAcaactgtaatgtttttgtttttgttgtttaattaatgttttgttttgtaaataatttgaacaaattgtgtttttattgtattacgTATTATTTTAGTGTGTACTGATCCCCCACTTTAATATAAAAGTCAGTACCaggttccaggttgtaacactacaatatGGTAAACCCATAATCTGGAAAATTTTGACTGAATTgcagtctgtttttctttttctttttatgtatgTGGGCTCATCACTCAGGTGTGATTATATCAACCTATGACAAAACAATGCTGTGCCGTACACTTTTAACTTTTCAGTGGATATTATAGAAATTCCCGAGTTCTTAACAGACTGTAATGATTGAttgagaaatataaaatgtatatccatccattttctataccgcttatactaCTGGGTGtcgggaaacctggagcatcgggcaccaggcggggtacacctgtgagggaaatgattcatttttactttgtaatagtgttgttcttgttctgtttcattctcatcagaggataaggcctaagaaggccatgtcatgtcacttagATCGGTACACAAAAGTGTGTcgtgctctgcgtttcatatctacagtagtggttcagcacaagcgcttcagagcgctctcattaatctatcctgctttattctatcctgttttaaccatctttctgtaataaacctttttttttaccttcagaggacttcAGAGGTCTGTGAGTGTTTTTTCTTGATGATTTCCACAACAATTTGGTCTCCTGGTTGGGCTGTGTGCGTCTTCTCAGGTTTTGTGGACAACAATGATCACTGACCGGTTTGAATCAAAACAAATTTGTAATTTAGAATTTGATGTCATAGGTCGTGATGTCATcttgtattgctgtctgtatggaagggagtcaatcagtgcgtttacatggacaacaatactccactattaacccgattaagacaatactctgattaataaactaccatgtaaacatgTATATGTAGTGCATGTATATACCAATGAAATGCCATATATTCAGATATATTGAGATATTGCTAAATATcacaatatgtaaatatgtgtgtgtaccacattcagtgtttatttatctattttattttttaatgtgaatgCGAGAATACAGAGCGGGAAGTGCGTGGTGTTAAAAGAGCAAAAACCGTGAGAGAGAACTTAATTAAGTGCTGGCGCACTgtgtagtgatgtgtcgttcatgaaggaatcgttcattttgaacgaatctttaatatgattcgggaacaacgagttgtctcagagagtgatccGTTCATTTTTGAACGCGCATGCgcagcaacatccccataggttctgtaccggaaacagaaatgattagttcacctctggAATCTTTGGTTCGTGTCGTTCGTTCATCACttcacagccccactgcattcagaaTATGGGGCAGTCACGTGATGAACGAATGCCTCGAGCCTGAAGACTTGAGACGTGAACTGATCAAATGTGACGTGACCAAAGAAGTacgactcggatcgggaggtgaactaacagactgctaATGCTAAGCAATTAAtcaatcatttctgtttctcataattcggcctcggttgcattagcctatagtttattttttattccaaatgtgatcaacgtttgcgtaagtactagaggtgttggggaatttaacatgtaacatctTAATTTTATTCTGCTGAAGTGAACTAAATGATgcaaaaaagattcgttcattttgctgaacgagattcaaagatccgagtcagtaaaatgatccgaactttcTTGTGTTAATATTTGTGACTATGCTCGCACTTTGATTTTAAGCAGTTTGTTTAAGTATGCAAGTCTTTGAacgtaatttttatttatataacctCTCATTTTCTGATGCTCCTGCTTCCACTGTAATGCTCCCTCATTAGCTTTGCTTACAATATCAATATGTATATGAACCGCTGGCCATGAAATTTATCAAGAGATTTGGTGAGAATCTATTACTTTGGTCCTGATCTTGCTTGGGTACactgtttattacatttttgaatgacttttcttttctttatagaATTACATCAGGCACTGATAGAACTGtctttttttgtcatatcaaatatgaaaaaatgattaaacttgcattttttttgttcttttacctAAAGTAACGTGTAACTTTATGGACTTGGCTACATTGTACAGCAGTGCTGTAGTACTTTGGAATGGAACcttatgacctttgacctgcatTGTGAAAATtcaaataagtttttttttttgcagtgtttaacatgtttctgtgttatgtttgtttgaTGTTCTGTAATGATGGAAGATCAGCGCAGAACTCATCAGACTTGTGTCGATGGACCTGAGCAAGTCCTTTTATGAGGGTCTTGACAAACACGCCTCAAAGCTGCTGTATTTGTACCGCTCGAGGCGCCATGCAGACATCGCAGAAAGGAGTGCCATACTGGAGAGCCTGGATAAAAATGTGAGTAGATTTATTCAAGTGTACTTGTTTTGTAAATACTGTGGTCATTTCCTTTCTTGCTATTTCTCTTGTCCTGCATAAtttgaatataaaacatttgtacTTTTGAGGCATCAAATCACAGGAAGAGGGTTGCAGTACTGCTGGGGCTGCCACTGTCCATGCGGGAGAATCCATCTCAGTTCTTACAGATCTGTGAGGTAAGTGTCTGTGAGGAAAGTAAGATGTTGGAAGATATTCAGATAATGGAAGTCCATGTATTGATATTTCCAACTATTTTGATGGAGTTtaccttgttttattttcatgagaGATGATGAATTTCAGGatgttgtactgtatttttttccaccttctaatattaattcattttgtgtGATGACTAGTAAAGTTAAGATCGGTTCACTCATGCTGTTCTTAAGTCGCTGCGCTtgtgaggatgtgtgtgtgaaagcacattttaaagtttgtctttgtttttaatacagCACACAGATTCTGAAGAAGAGTTAATCAAGGGCGTGACTGTTGGAATCAGTACAGTTGTGGATGATGTGATGGACCCTATTCCGTGTGACTGCAGTGATGTAGCCCTTGTAATGGAAGAAGTTGTCGTTCTACGCAATCTTGGTGATGTACCAAATGCATTTGTCAACTTGATGGGATTGCTTTATGCACGTAACATAAACTACCCCAAGAACTTCACATACACCTTTGAGGTGATTCAGAGGCTGTTCATGAACATCGGAGCTGATGCCTGCAGTGCATGAGTACATTCACTTAAAAATAATCTGCTCAAGTAGAGACGGTGTTATGCATTTCTTGTAAGAGAGATTTCatgtgttgttgtgttgtgtatgttACAGTTTCTATACCTAAACAGCGTGACTTCAattttgttgtgtattttcaCCTTTAAACACTGGGCAATTGAAATGTAATGTTGTTAGGCAAAAACAGATTTCTGCttgctttttctgtttattttgagaaattcatgtaatttcaagacacatgcagcttttatgtcagagtttgctgacttcctgtcagtGTTGAGAATGAAGTTTGACAGAATTCTAATTGTGGGTGACTTTAACATCCATGTGGACCGGAGTGACTCTGTGGCGGTTAAGGAATTCCTGTCGCTACTTGATTGTTTTAGCTTCACTCGGTTTGTAACTGACCCGACTCATAACAAGGGACATACGCTGGATCTCGTGATTGCAAACGGCTCGTTTGTATCTGTTTTCATCTGTTGACATTGGACTGTCTGATCATTCAGCTGTCTTTTTTAATCTGGAACTGTATCATCCATGTGAGCGTACCGTCTGAACAGTACCCTTCCAGAAGTGGAAGTCTATGGATCGGACAGTTTTCTCCAATTCGGTTGTTTCCACTTTAAGCGATCTTCATCCCTCATCGCTGGAGGAGAAAGTcctgcagttaaattctgctctTGCTGCTAATCTTGACTCTTTTGCTCCTGTAAGGTCACGTAAGGTCACATTCTCCCGCTCTGCTCCTtggtataatgacaatctgCGCTCTAGAAAGGTTGCTTGTGGGAAAATGGAGCGCAAACGGCAccttactggactgaatgtctactatcaagcgtggaaggatcttctgggtgattaGTGAGCACTAATGGAGACTGAAAGATCCTCTTACTTCTCTCAGActattgtaaacaatcaaaataatcccagacacttgttccaaaccataaacagactgcttcaagttaatgctgttaCCACCTTGCCCGTTTCTCAGCAGGTCTGTgattcttttcagttttttcatTCTAAGAGTGATAATGTTACTAatctgctttattaatcccttacaccccaaatcgcagactgcgctcctcacagtgtaatttgttaactgttccacaaccCGCCTAAAATCTACAGGTGACGGGACTTCTTCTGTCTAcgctccttccctttggaactctcttcctcctgaactcagggaagctcagacctttgacatttttaaagctctacttaagacacttttttaaacttgcatttgactgctgatgtctttttatttatttatttatttattattattattttataattattattattaatgttcgtattaacttgatttattttttgtactgcttattttgtgtacagcgcattgagaagctgcttttaaaggcgctttataaaataaagattattattacttatttattcatttttgtttacTCAAATTGATCTTTCTACAGTATTACATTTTTAACCTTTTACTTAGAGTTAAAAGAAACACTGGCTATTGTCGCTCTGGATATTTGAACCTGTTTGTCTTGTTCTGTTTAAATTTGTAAATTTATaaggaaaacaaataaagtCTTTCATATGGAAAAATGGGTTGTTATTTATTGGGTTGAACTCCTAATGTAAGTTAGGAAAATAAGCCACATTAAGTTAATTGAACTCGAATTTTAGTACAGACAGTTTGAAAACGTTCACCTTGAAAAGTTCACCTTACCTTTATAACAGTATTTCACCTGAACTTGGGAAGTCTGCGTTACTTGAAACGAGTAGTTGGGTCAATTATTTAATGTCAACAAGACTAAGTTGAAACTACTTATTTTAA from Ictalurus furcatus strain D&B chromosome 15, Billie_1.0, whole genome shotgun sequence harbors:
- the LOC128619593 gene encoding heat shock factor protein 5-like isoform X2, translating into MENTDATFGTFINPNYFPGKLWRLVNDPQICSVWWDDSGEGILVHQETFEAEVLLSQPTHLSEYFRTTDFISFVRQLNLYGFKKQRMNISDKQSNNSPIKAQLHHFQNPYFKRDKPELLLDIKRRTPLNKAKLAGLKVTSRTPRRFHHVMQNSAQETSGLMSTGSVLLEHQGTPYHHPCNVPQQEQRSNTPHQSQYGFYTPVYQCSSLDVLDSTVPCFQQPAASYSPGDYYPDYSVRYADLIDQDPFWRAGDVPESRTSDQDKEKEELDAILELALDLQDEVDARRALQLSLTC
- the LOC128619593 gene encoding heat shock factor protein 5-like isoform X1; the encoded protein is MENTDATFGTFINPNYFPGKLWRLVNDPQICSVWWDDSGEGILVHQETFEAEVLLSQPTHLSEYFRTTDFISFVRQLNLYGFKKQRMNISDKQSNNSPIKAQLHHFQNPYFKRDKPELLLDIKRRTPLNKAKLAGLKVTSRTPRRFHHVMQNSAQETSGLMSTGSVLLEHQGTPYHHPCNVPQQEQRSNTPHQSQYGFYTPVYQCSSLDVLDSTVPCFQQPAASYSPGDYYPDYSVRYADLIDQDPFWRAGDVPESRTSDQDKEKEELDAILELALDLQVRLDDFPSRTAPSVYLCLQCSQSCRSTMRSNNRNPEPRTVYTVQEHTVPSTNIGTLGKYE